Within the Alteromonas sp. M12 genome, the region CAAGCCCACTATATTGCAGGTGAGTGGCACCTAGGTGAAGGTCACGATATTGAATCAATTGATCCCGCTAAAAACACCATTATTTGGCAAGCAAAATCTGCTTCGCCGCAACAAATAGATGCGGCAGTAAAAGCTGCCCGAAACGCGTTTTTAAGCTGGAGTGATTTACCCCTTGAGGGCCGTCTGGAAATTGTTAAACGGTATGCAGAGCTACTTACTGAAAACAAACAAGACTTAGCATTAACCATTGCTCAAGAAACGGGAAAACCGTTATGGGAAACGGCAACTGAGGTAGGTGCGATGGTTGGCAAAATTGCGATATCAGAACGAGCGTATCAAGATCGCACGGGTACAGTTGAAAATCCAATGCCTGTGGGCAAGGCGTTTATTCGCCACAAACCCCATGGTGTAGTAGCAGTTTTTGGTCCGTATAATTTCCCAGGCCACCTTCCTAATGGACATATAGTTCCTGCGCTCATTGCCGGTAATAGCATAGTATTCAAACCTAGTGATCTGACCCCTTTGGTGGCTCAGAAAATGGTGAAACTCTGGCAGCAAGCGGGTTTACCTGCAGGGGTTTTGAATTTAGTACAAGGCGAAGTAGAAACCGGTAAAGCATTAGCAAGCCATGCTGATATTGATGGCCTGTTTTTCACAGGAAGTTCGCGTACTGGCAAAATTTTACATGAACAATTTGCAGGTCACCCGGGTAAAATATTAGCCTTGGAGATGGGTGGTAATAACCCCCTTATCGTAAAAGATGCAAAAGACATTAACGCTGTAGTCCACGACATTGTTCAATCGGCATTTGTCACGTCTGGACAACGTTGTACCTGCGCCCGTCGGTTGTTTATTCAAAACGGTGAACAGGGCGACGCAATTCTAGCCAAGCTAATTGAGGTTACCAAAAACATCAAAGTTGACCATTATGATGCCGAAATACAGCCATTTATGGGCGCAATGATTTCTGCTAATGCGGCCGCTGGAATGGTTAAAGCACAGCAACAATTAGTTGATTTAGGTGCAACTGAATTAGTCAAACTAAAGCATATGGATACAGCAACAGGCTTCGTCACACCGGGGATTCTCGATGTTACTTCTATGTTTGATGAGATGCCTGATGAAGAACATTTCGGACCTCTTTTGAAAGTAATTCGATATGACGATTTTGACCAAGCAATTGCGTCAGCAAATAACACCAAATTCGGATTAAGTGCAGGTTTCATCGGCGACAGTGAAGCGGACTATCAGCACTTTTTCAAACGCATACGTGCAGGTATTGTAAATTGGAATAGACCGATTACCGGTGCAAGCAGTGCCGCGCCATTTGGCGGAATTGGGGAAAGCGGTAATCACCGTGCTAGCGCATATTATGCCGCTGACTATTGTGCCTTCCCTGTGGCTTCTGTGGAATTGGAGCAGGTAACTCTGCCTGGAACCTTAAGCCCTGGCTTAAGCATATAAGTTATTTAACCGCCTGTAATCATTATGCGTTGCAGGCCCTTTTACCAAATCGAGATAGGCTGCAGCTATGCACACTGATATTGACACTTTGTTTGCAAATCTTTGGCAGGATTACATAAACATTACCCCTTCTGCACAAAAAGTTCATAAATTGCTAGGGCAATACAATGGACAATCTGAGCTAGTAAACGACCATGTCGCGTTTCGCACCTTTGATATAGACTCTGTCAATTTAGATAAACTTGCGGCGCATTTTTTGGCCTTAGGTTATGTGGAAAAAGGCCAATATGACTTTGTGCAAAAGAAACTCAAAGCAAAACATTTTGAACATCCACAAAGCACCAAACCCAAAGTATTTATTAGCGAATTATTGGTGAACGAGTTCGAAAAGCCCATACAAGACATCATTCATAAGATGGTGAGCCAAGTAGCAGAAGAAGCGACTAGCCAAGAAAACTTTTTGTATTCAGGTCCCCATTGGCAAATATCCAGTGACGAATATGAAACCCTTTTGGAGGTTTCTGAATATGCAGCTTGGATGGCTGCGTGGGGATATCGCGCCAACCATTTCACCGTTTCAGTCAATCATCTTCAAGATTTAGACTTATTGACCGATGTAAATGACCTATTAAAACAAGCGGGTTTTATACTCAATACATCAGGTGGCGAAATCAAAGGTGGCCCAGAGGTTTACCTAACGCAGTCTTCCACAATGGCTGATCATATTGAGGTGAATTTTTCAGACACCAGCAAGGTCATTCCAAGCTGTTTTTATGAATTTGCCCAACGATACGAATTGCCTAACGGTGAACTTTATCAAGGTTTTGTGGCAGCTTCGGCTGATAAGATCTTCGAAAGTACTAACGCCAAAAAATCTTAAACCAAATCTTTATTAGGATAGGTGGTAAGTAAGCGTTAACAAACCTTTTCAACCAAAGCAAACAACTGTTGATAACGCATAGATTGACAAAGGCCAAAACCGTTTAGGTTTCTGGCCTTTATTTTTGTCAAATATGGATTGCTAAGGCCCGCCAAAAATCGTGTAAATAAAACCCTTGAGACGGGTTCATCAAATTTCGCCGTATAACTAGCGGATAGTTCTGCGAATATCTTTTCGAGTCGCCCTTGATCAGGCGCAGCAGAATCAATAATTTCGGGTAAGTTAATTCCACCCGATAAACACACACTACAATGTCCACATGCTTGGGTTAAACTATTGTCGTCAAAATAACGGGCTAATGTCTGACTTAAACACTGCTTATTTTGGAAAAACCCCACCAAATCATCAATCCGTTGAATTTCCGCCGATTCTCTTTGTTTAAAATAGACAAATAATGACTCGGTTAAATCAGGGTCCGCTAGCTTAGTCTCATCGACTTTGAAAACATCGGTATGTCGCTGACTTTGTAATTCAATGAGTTCTTGCCCATGTAAATAATCCAACGCGCTAACCAAACGGTTACGGGGATGCGGATAGGCGCTTTTCAGTTCCGCTTGATCTAGCGTTGCCCATACTTTTTTCATCGGACTGGCAGCAAATACAGCCTCTAAAAATTGACGTCGTTCGCCATCAAAGCGGGCAAGTATTTTCGAAATATCTTCAATAAACCGAAAACGGATCTCCGAAAAATAGCCAAACAGAGGAGTAATCACTTTCCTCAACTCCAATTGCACTAACAAGGTCTTTAATGGTAGTTGGCGAACATTGGTGTCGTTGGATAAAGGAATTAATTGGGTTTCCCACCTAATATCGCCAGCGGAAGAAAGCGCACAGAGATCTTTTA harbors:
- a CDS encoding DUF1338 domain-containing protein, which encodes MHTDIDTLFANLWQDYINITPSAQKVHKLLGQYNGQSELVNDHVAFRTFDIDSVNLDKLAAHFLALGYVEKGQYDFVQKKLKAKHFEHPQSTKPKVFISELLVNEFEKPIQDIIHKMVSQVAEEATSQENFLYSGPHWQISSDEYETLLEVSEYAAWMAAWGYRANHFTVSVNHLQDLDLLTDVNDLLKQAGFILNTSGGEIKGGPEVYLTQSSTMADHIEVNFSDTSKVIPSCFYEFAQRYELPNGELYQGFVAASADKIFESTNAKKS
- the astD gene encoding succinylglutamate-semialdehyde dehydrogenase, whose amino-acid sequence is MTTQAHYIAGEWHLGEGHDIESIDPAKNTIIWQAKSASPQQIDAAVKAARNAFLSWSDLPLEGRLEIVKRYAELLTENKQDLALTIAQETGKPLWETATEVGAMVGKIAISERAYQDRTGTVENPMPVGKAFIRHKPHGVVAVFGPYNFPGHLPNGHIVPALIAGNSIVFKPSDLTPLVAQKMVKLWQQAGLPAGVLNLVQGEVETGKALASHADIDGLFFTGSSRTGKILHEQFAGHPGKILALEMGGNNPLIVKDAKDINAVVHDIVQSAFVTSGQRCTCARRLFIQNGEQGDAILAKLIEVTKNIKVDHYDAEIQPFMGAMISANAAAGMVKAQQQLVDLGATELVKLKHMDTATGFVTPGILDVTSMFDEMPDEEHFGPLLKVIRYDDFDQAIASANNTKFGLSAGFIGDSEADYQHFFKRIRAGIVNWNRPITGASSAAPFGGIGESGNHRASAYYAADYCAFPVASVELEQVTLPGTLSPGLSI